The Campylobacter concisus DNA window CCCCTCATTAAAAGTGAGATGCTCTACCGACTGAGCTAGCAAGACATTTGCTTAAAAAAGAATTGAGATTATACAAAAAACATTATTACATGTCAAGAAACAAGAAAAAGTACCTAATACTTTCTATAATAAAGGTTAACTTTAATTTTTAACAACATAAGATTATCTAAAACTATAAAAAGAATGGTGCGGATGAAAGGACTTGAACCTTCACGCCGTGGGGCACCAGATCCTAAGTCTGGCGTGTCTGCCAATTTCACCACATCCGCACAACAATAATAAAGTGGTACGCCCATCAGGATTCGAACCTGAGCCTACGGCTTAGAAGGCCGTTGCTCTATCCAGCTGAGCTATGAGCGCATAAAGTATTTTAAGTGGCGCGCCCGATAGGAGTCGAACCCATAACCTACAGATCCGAAGTCTGTCGCTCTATCCAATTGAGCTACGAGCGCCCAAAATGGGGTGAGTGATGGGAATCGAACCCACGACCCTCAGGACCACAATCTGATGCTCTAACCGACTGAGCTACACTCACCATTTAACATGGTCGGGGTGAAAGGATTCGAACCTTCGGCCCTCTGGTCCCAAACCAGATGCGCTAACCAGACTGCGCTACACCCCGCCTGAGTCGTGTTTGTAAGTTTATGCCACTACCTCATTAAAAAGTCGTATTTTAACTTGTTTTTTTTATAAAGTCAATTAAAAAACACTTAAATTAATAGAAATTATATATAAAAAATAATTCGATCAAAAATATTAATTAGCACTTTACTAAATACATAATCTTTTAAACGAGCTAGCTTTCTATGCTTCTATATTTTGCTATCTACCACAAATTTAACCTTTATTTCATGGATTTTTAGTAGCTTGATAAGAATATTTTACACTGATATTACAACGAAACAAACATCAATCTATTGTCTATTATGCATTTTATGCTTATCAAAATTTTACCTTCAAATTTCAACAGATTTATCTTTTCGGGCTAGAATTTTTTGATTAACATTTTATCCATCATATCATTAGCTTTTTTCATCGTCGTAAAAATATTATTTAGCTATTACTTTCTTTTTTGCATAGATATTTATACTTTCCACTGCCAATGAAAATGCCATCGCAAAATAGATATATCCCTTTGGAATATGAAATCCTAATCCTTCAGCAACTAGTGTCATGCCTACAAGCACCAAAAATGCAAGTGCTAAAATTTTTATAGTCGGGTTATTATCTACAAAATTAGAAATACCTTTTGACGCTATCATCATTACGCCAACTGCTAAAATAACAGCTATGATCATTATCTCTATATGCTCAGCCATTCCAACAGCTGTGATAACACTATCAAGAGAAAAAACAATATCCAAAACAGCTATCTCGCTTACAATAACCAAGAAATTTGCATGTGTTTTTTTACTATTTTTATGCTCTTCGCTTTCGCCAGAAACACTAGAATGTATTTCAAGAGTTGATTTCACAAGTAAAAATAGACCGCCTAGTATAAGTACCAAATCTCGGCCGCTTATGCTAAATTCCGCGATAGTAAAGAGTGGCTTCGTAAGCTTCATGATCCAAAACAATGAAAGTAAAAGTAAAATTCTAGTCACCATAGCTAGCCCTAGGCCGACAATCCTACCACTGCCACGCTGCTGAGGAGGTAGTTTACCTACCAAAATAGCGATAAATATAATATTATCTATGCCTAAAACTATCTCTAAGCCAGTTAACGTAAGTAGTGATATCCACGCTTCTGGCGAACTAAACCATTCAAACATTTGCTTCCTTTGTTAAAATTTTTATTATGCTATCAGGCAAAATTTCATGCTCTATCGCATGGATTTTGCTCTCCCAATCCTCTAAACTCATATCGTCCTCTCGTTCAAAAGCCCTTTGTGCGATGAGTTTACCTCCGTCAAGCTCCTCGCTCACGTAGTGCACGCTAACTCCGCCAAGCATCATCTCGCTCTCAAAGCTCTCTTTTATCGCATGAGCGCCTTTAAAAAGTGGCAATATGGAAGGATGTAAATTTATGGCTTTTATCTTTGATGTAAAAACAGGAGTTAATATCCTCATAAACCCAGCAAGCACCGTTAGTTCAGCGCCGCTTTTTAAAATTTGCTCTACAACTACAGCGTCAAATTCTTCTCTATTTGCAAATTTGGCACTCTCTATTACCATCGTATCAAGCCCAAATTTCTTAGCTCGCTCGATGCCAAATGCACCAGGCTTGTTGCAGATACAAAGGCAAACTTCGATCTTTACGCCATTAAAAATTTGATTATGAACTTTTTTAAGTATCGCTTCTAAATTTGAGCCACTGCCGCTAAAAAGCACGGCTATCTTTTTTGTAAGCATTTTACTCCTTTGATGATGTCTGTTGGCTCGAGCGCGTAGCTGTTTTTGTCAAAATTTCTAAGGCTAAGCGCATGAGCTAAAGTGGCTGAGATGGCAGCATCAAGAGGCTCATAGCCTTGAGCCAAAAGTGCTAGTACAAGACCGCTTAGCACGTCGCCGCTACCGCCTTTTGCAAGCGTGTTTTTGCCATAAGGCATGACGTAAATTTGCCCATCTTTAGCAATTATGGTGTTTGCCCCTTTTAGCACAAGCACAGCCTTAAATTTCTCGCTCCAAGCCCTCGCGTAAGCGTATCTGTTTTCTTGCAAAGTTTGCACATCTATATCGGCTATTTTGCAAATTTTTAAAAGCGAGCAAAACTCCTTTGGATGAGGTGTC harbors:
- a CDS encoding phosphoribosylglycinamide formyltransferase; amino-acid sequence: MLTKKIAVLFSGSGSNLEAILKKVHNQIFNGVKIEVCLCICNKPGAFGIERAKKFGLDTMVIESAKFANREEFDAVVVEQILKSGAELTVLAGFMRILTPVFTSKIKAINLHPSILPLFKGAHAIKESFESEMMLGGVSVHYVSEELDGGKLIAQRAFEREDDMSLEDWESKIHAIEHEILPDSIIKILTKEANV